Proteins from a single region of Catenulispora acidiphila DSM 44928:
- a CDS encoding glycosyltransferase family 2 protein, which produces MQSSAELPGAVLVVVTWNSADVLPGLLDSLEAGMSGLRWRLVVADNDSADATSDVVRTKAPDALLVQTGRNAGYAAAINAALDAVGPLDKDTDAVLVCNPDIRMRAGCGAALVRGLEMPGTGITAPLLFDGTGRMIRTLRREPNPLRLLGEMALGAHRSGRFAALGEQVADPQAYKGPTRADWVAGSLMALSRECVEACGPWDESFFLYSEETEYALRARARGLATRLAPDAVAVHLEGEATVSPKLWTLLTVNRVRLYRRTHSAPAVAAFWGALLLREASRALLGRASSRAAVRALVSPARLRAKPGP; this is translated from the coding sequence ATGCAGTCGTCAGCTGAGCTGCCCGGGGCTGTGCTGGTCGTGGTCACGTGGAACAGCGCCGATGTTCTGCCGGGGTTGCTGGACTCGCTGGAAGCAGGGATGAGCGGGTTGCGGTGGCGGCTGGTCGTCGCCGACAACGACTCCGCCGACGCGACCTCCGATGTGGTGCGTACCAAGGCTCCCGACGCGCTGTTGGTCCAGACAGGTCGCAATGCCGGCTACGCCGCTGCGATCAACGCGGCGCTGGACGCGGTCGGTCCGCTGGACAAGGACACGGACGCGGTCTTGGTCTGCAACCCCGACATCCGCATGCGGGCGGGGTGCGGTGCGGCTTTGGTGCGTGGGCTGGAGATGCCCGGGACCGGGATCACCGCGCCGCTACTGTTCGACGGCACGGGCCGCATGATCAGGACACTGCGACGTGAGCCGAATCCGTTGCGGCTGTTGGGGGAGATGGCGCTCGGGGCGCATCGGTCGGGGCGTTTCGCGGCGCTCGGCGAGCAGGTGGCGGATCCGCAGGCGTACAAGGGTCCGACGCGGGCCGATTGGGTCGCCGGGTCGTTGATGGCGTTGTCGCGGGAGTGCGTCGAGGCGTGCGGTCCGTGGGACGAGTCCTTCTTCTTGTACTCGGAGGAGACGGAGTACGCGTTGCGTGCGCGGGCTCGGGGGCTCGCGACGCGGTTGGCGCCGGACGCGGTCGCGGTGCATCTGGAGGGTGAGGCGACGGTTTCGCCGAAGCTGTGGACGCTGCTGACGGTGAACCGCGTGCGGCTTTATCGGCGGACGCATAGTGCGCCGGCGGTTGCGGCTTTCTGGGGCGCGTTGTTGCTGCGGGAGGCGTCGCGGGCGTTGTTGGGACGTGCCAGCAGCCGGGCGGCGGTGCGGGCTTTGGTGAGCCCGGCTCGGCTGCGTGCCAAGCCGGGTCCCTGA
- a CDS encoding glycosyltransferase: MVSVIIPAHNEASVVGRLLSRLLADAAPGEFEVWVVANGCTDDTAEIAGAFADVKVLIAPEANKHAAMRLADEHAEGFPRLYVDADVEFGARDVRALAAAFDDPGVLAAGPSRALPPERRPWTVRWFYDVWDQLPVVRAGLFGRGVVGVSREGWERLRALPPLLGDDLAASLLFEPAQRRVVSESTVIVHPPRTAGALLRIRTRALVSTLQAADDSELSSASDSARTSLSDLRAIALASPVRATPKVAWFLVLTVATKIRARRAVRAKDFRTWHRDDTSR; encoded by the coding sequence GTGGTGTCAGTGATCATCCCCGCGCACAATGAGGCGAGTGTCGTCGGTCGTCTGCTCAGCAGGCTGCTCGCCGACGCGGCGCCGGGCGAGTTCGAGGTCTGGGTCGTCGCCAACGGCTGCACGGACGACACGGCGGAGATCGCCGGCGCGTTCGCGGACGTCAAGGTGCTGATTGCGCCGGAGGCGAACAAGCACGCCGCCATGCGCCTCGCCGACGAACACGCCGAGGGCTTCCCGCGGCTGTACGTGGACGCGGACGTCGAGTTCGGGGCGCGGGACGTGCGCGCGCTCGCGGCGGCGTTCGACGACCCGGGCGTCCTGGCGGCCGGTCCGTCACGCGCGCTGCCGCCCGAGCGGAGGCCGTGGACCGTGCGGTGGTTCTACGACGTGTGGGACCAGCTGCCGGTGGTCCGTGCCGGGCTGTTCGGGCGCGGCGTGGTCGGGGTCTCGCGCGAGGGCTGGGAGCGGCTGCGCGCGCTGCCGCCTTTGCTCGGCGACGATCTGGCGGCCTCGCTGCTCTTCGAGCCCGCGCAGCGCCGGGTGGTTTCGGAGTCCACGGTGATCGTCCACCCGCCGCGGACTGCGGGGGCGCTTCTCAGGATCCGTACTCGCGCCCTGGTCTCGACGCTCCAAGCCGCCGACGACTCGGAGCTCTCCTCGGCGTCGGATTCGGCGCGGACGTCGCTGTCGGACCTGCGGGCGATCGCCCTGGCCTCGCCGGTGCGCGCCACGCCGAAGGTCGCGTGGTTCCTGGTTCTGACAGTCGCGACCAAGATACGGGCTCGGCGCGCGGTGCGTGCGAAGGACTTCCGAACCTGGCACCGGGACGACACGAGCCGCTGA
- a CDS encoding glycosyltransferase, giving the protein MTERIRTPHAVLVLLNLPVPDDQRAWSQALALRDDGARVTVVCPAIRGRKPGRERIDGIEVIRFRSFEGQGPLATAAEGFWTAAAAGEAARGALRSSPASARMLQIGNPPDLLFPLAWWARRTGIRTVYDQRDVVPVLAASRAGFSRLTPLFLAAERRMITTADVVITPSEEQRARILSRYGRDALIIRTAEVPAEKEAEPDAAAVNETDAAAVAEPDDAAVAPDSAPTALAPTLTIGYLGVIGEQDGLTDLLDAVALLRADGLTGFRVEVAGDGPALPAARAHATRLGLDALVAFHGWLGPGAVDAFLGRIDAMAVPDPDNPFNHFCAMNKVTHAMARGIPIALRPLRENVRLTAGHAYEAADMTIRAFADALAALLKDTPAGRSDIAAEARATFEAHHSWPHHAPRYVAAVSPTRR; this is encoded by the coding sequence ATGACGGAACGTATCCGAACACCGCACGCTGTCCTGGTTCTGCTGAATCTGCCGGTACCCGACGACCAGCGCGCCTGGTCTCAGGCCCTTGCGCTCCGCGACGACGGCGCGCGCGTGACCGTGGTCTGCCCGGCGATCCGCGGACGCAAGCCCGGCCGCGAGCGCATCGACGGCATCGAGGTCATCCGCTTCCGCTCCTTCGAAGGCCAGGGCCCTCTCGCCACCGCCGCCGAAGGCTTCTGGACCGCAGCCGCAGCAGGCGAAGCAGCACGCGGCGCACTGCGCTCCTCACCCGCGTCCGCACGCATGCTCCAGATCGGCAACCCGCCCGACCTGCTGTTCCCCCTCGCCTGGTGGGCCCGCCGCACCGGCATCCGCACGGTCTACGACCAACGCGACGTGGTCCCGGTCCTGGCCGCGTCCCGCGCCGGATTCAGCAGGCTGACCCCCCTGTTCCTCGCCGCCGAACGCCGCATGATCACCACCGCCGACGTGGTGATAACCCCTAGCGAGGAACAGCGCGCACGGATCTTGAGCCGCTACGGACGCGACGCGCTGATCATCCGGACGGCTGAGGTGCCCGCGGAGAAGGAGGCCGAGCCCGATGCCGCCGCAGTCAATGAGACTGACGCCGCCGCAGTCGCTGAGCCCGATGACGCCGCAGTTGCTCCCGATTCGGCTCCCACCGCCCTCGCCCCCACCCTCACCATCGGCTACCTAGGCGTCATCGGCGAACAAGACGGCCTCACCGACCTCCTCGACGCCGTCGCCCTCCTGCGCGCCGACGGCCTCACCGGCTTCCGCGTCGAGGTCGCCGGCGACGGTCCCGCGCTGCCCGCCGCCCGCGCGCACGCCACGCGCCTCGGCCTCGACGCCCTCGTCGCCTTCCACGGCTGGCTGGGTCCCGGCGCCGTGGACGCGTTCCTGGGCCGCATCGACGCGATGGCCGTCCCCGACCCCGACAACCCGTTCAACCACTTCTGCGCCATGAACAAGGTCACCCACGCGATGGCCCGCGGCATCCCCATCGCCCTGCGTCCCCTGCGGGAGAACGTGCGCCTCACCGCCGGGCACGCCTACGAGGCCGCCGACATGACGATCCGCGCCTTCGCCGACGCCTTGGCCGCGCTCCTCAAGGACACCCCGGCCGGCCGCTCCGACATCGCCGCCGAAGCCCGCGCCACGTTCGAGGCCCACCATTCGTGGCCGCACCACGCGCCCCGCTACGTCGCGGCGGTGTCTCCCACACGCCGCTGA
- a CDS encoding PHP domain-containing protein has translation MTTVRAVAHIHSEWSDDASWPLDRLAAAFRKRGRSVLLMCEHSRTFTEAKWDEYVQACAAASGDGVLVVPGLEYNDSDNVVHIPVWGDVPFLSQTPDIADVLAHTRAADGVAVFAHPWRRNAWRRFDPAWAKDLTAVEIWNRKYDGWAPNRQARAYAERLGLPPFVALDFHGARQFFPLAMELTLTGAPTRTTVEDALRDGRFEPLAFSRSALRLTSGVGGMALAAAEAARAVAARTVRAALNKRK, from the coding sequence GTGACCACAGTCCGCGCGGTGGCCCACATCCACTCCGAGTGGTCCGACGATGCCTCCTGGCCGCTCGACCGCCTCGCCGCCGCGTTCCGCAAGCGCGGTCGCAGCGTCCTGCTGATGTGCGAACACAGCCGCACCTTCACCGAAGCCAAGTGGGACGAGTACGTCCAGGCGTGCGCGGCGGCCTCCGGCGACGGCGTCCTCGTCGTCCCCGGCCTGGAGTACAACGACAGCGACAATGTCGTCCACATCCCGGTCTGGGGCGACGTCCCGTTCCTGAGCCAGACCCCTGATATCGCCGACGTCCTGGCCCACACCCGCGCCGCGGACGGCGTCGCCGTCTTCGCGCACCCCTGGCGCCGCAACGCCTGGCGCCGCTTCGACCCGGCCTGGGCCAAGGACCTGACCGCCGTGGAGATCTGGAACCGCAAATACGACGGCTGGGCACCGAACCGCCAAGCCCGCGCCTACGCCGAGCGCCTGGGCCTACCGCCCTTCGTCGCCCTGGACTTCCACGGCGCCCGCCAGTTCTTCCCCCTGGCGATGGAGCTCACCCTCACCGGCGCACCGACCCGCACGACCGTCGAGGACGCCCTGCGCGACGGCCGCTTCGAACCGCTCGCGTTCAGCCGCTCGGCCCTGCGCCTGACCTCAGGCGTCGGCGGTATGGCCCTGGCAGCCGCCGAAGCCGCGCGTGCCGTGGCAGCCCGAACCGTCCGAGCCGCACTGAACAAAAGGAAGTAG
- a CDS encoding NAD-dependent protein deacetylase translates to MRTRPTLTWEPPSGEVFARTTSLDAMVDLVAGRGVVVLSGAGLSTESGIPDYRGKSGALRRHTPMTYEDFAGSAQARQRYWARSHLGWRAMAGAQPNVGHRAVAALRASGHVDGVITQNVDGLHQAAGTLPEVVDLHGSLDRVICLTCGVFSERTELERRLNEANPVFDGVAARINPDGDVELAEDAVRRFRSVDCDSCGEGVLKPDVVFFGENVPKARVERCKELVDGAAALLVLGSSLTVMSGLRFVRRAAEAGKPVVIVNQGLTRGDRYASERIEAPLGAALVELVGRVGAAADLG, encoded by the coding sequence GTGCGTACGCGACCGACGTTGACCTGGGAACCACCGAGCGGCGAGGTTTTCGCGCGCACGACGAGCCTGGACGCCATGGTCGACCTGGTGGCGGGGCGCGGAGTCGTCGTGCTGAGCGGGGCTGGGCTGTCCACGGAGTCCGGGATTCCCGACTACCGCGGGAAATCCGGCGCGCTGCGCAGACACACGCCGATGACCTACGAGGACTTCGCGGGCAGTGCGCAGGCCCGGCAGCGGTATTGGGCACGAAGCCACCTCGGGTGGCGCGCGATGGCCGGGGCGCAGCCGAACGTCGGGCATCGGGCGGTCGCCGCGCTGCGCGCCTCGGGGCACGTGGACGGCGTGATCACGCAGAACGTGGACGGGCTGCACCAGGCGGCGGGGACGCTGCCGGAGGTCGTCGACCTGCACGGGAGCCTGGATCGGGTCATCTGCCTGACCTGCGGCGTGTTCAGCGAGCGGACGGAACTGGAGCGCCGGCTGAACGAGGCGAACCCGGTGTTCGACGGTGTCGCGGCGCGCATCAACCCCGATGGGGACGTGGAGCTCGCCGAGGACGCGGTGCGGCGTTTCCGCTCGGTGGACTGTGACTCCTGTGGCGAGGGGGTACTGAAGCCGGATGTCGTGTTCTTCGGCGAGAACGTGCCCAAGGCGCGGGTCGAGCGGTGCAAAGAGTTGGTGGACGGCGCCGCGGCGCTGCTCGTGCTCGGGTCGTCGCTGACGGTGATGTCGGGGCTGCGGTTCGTGCGGCGGGCGGCCGAGGCGGGGAAGCCGGTCGTGATCGTCAACCAGGGCCTCACACGGGGCGATCGCTATGCCTCGGAACGGATCGAGGCGCCGTTGGGAGCGGCACTGGTGGAACTCGTGGGGCGCGTGGGGGCGGCGGCGGATCTCGGCTAG
- a CDS encoding glycosyltransferase family 4 protein, whose product MTDSPQRARILVMVSAGWFPPYLEEVAEQAEAGTRSKVWLYDLPYDLTVLDQRFVTGPSKVRRLIYGRLPLPLAFAAEAFRVRKKYDAIFAWGAEAASLPLALAFRFTPRRKRAPLVTLYSWISSGMKAKLLRFAWPGITTLVLPPTAQAEFAVKQLGVPAERVTSPKWVVDTEFFNPDLVKPEAVDVTAVAEDADDADGPDHGAVTICSAGREMRDFATLIAALDGTGIRCHIAGSLVAGMDDRWRAELGDRGERVALPEGVTFGPLTPIEMRELYARSRFVVLPLHPSDTDHGISCMIEAFAMGRAVVCTRVDGQRDALEEGVNGAFVPAHDAAALRAQILELIADPERAEAMGREARRLAEAEFGMDRWVSALTEVLDAVVS is encoded by the coding sequence GTGACGGACAGTCCGCAGAGAGCTCGGATCCTGGTCATGGTGTCGGCGGGCTGGTTCCCGCCCTACCTGGAGGAGGTCGCCGAACAGGCGGAGGCGGGGACGCGCTCGAAGGTGTGGCTCTACGACCTGCCCTACGACCTGACGGTTCTGGACCAGCGCTTCGTGACCGGCCCGTCGAAGGTACGCAGGCTGATATACGGCAGGCTGCCGTTGCCGCTGGCCTTCGCGGCGGAAGCCTTCCGCGTGCGCAAGAAGTACGACGCGATCTTCGCCTGGGGCGCCGAGGCGGCGAGCCTGCCGCTGGCGTTGGCGTTCCGGTTCACCCCGCGTCGGAAGCGGGCGCCGCTCGTCACGCTGTACAGCTGGATCTCCTCCGGCATGAAGGCGAAGCTGCTGCGCTTCGCGTGGCCGGGTATCACGACGCTCGTCCTGCCGCCGACGGCGCAGGCGGAGTTCGCGGTCAAGCAGCTCGGGGTGCCGGCGGAGCGGGTCACGTCGCCGAAGTGGGTCGTGGACACGGAGTTCTTCAACCCGGACTTGGTGAAGCCCGAAGCGGTGGACGTCACGGCCGTCGCGGAGGACGCAGACGACGCAGACGGTCCAGACCACGGCGCCGTGACGATCTGCTCCGCCGGTCGGGAGATGCGCGACTTCGCGACGCTGATCGCCGCCCTCGACGGGACCGGGATCCGTTGCCACATCGCGGGTTCGCTGGTGGCGGGGATGGATGACCGCTGGCGTGCCGAGCTCGGCGATCGCGGCGAGCGGGTCGCGCTGCCGGAGGGCGTCACCTTCGGGCCGCTGACGCCGATCGAGATGCGCGAGCTGTACGCGCGCTCGCGGTTCGTGGTGCTTCCGCTGCATCCCAGCGACACGGATCACGGCATCAGCTGCATGATCGAGGCTTTCGCGATGGGTCGTGCGGTGGTCTGTACCCGCGTCGACGGGCAGCGGGATGCGCTGGAGGAGGGCGTGAACGGTGCCTTCGTGCCGGCGCATGACGCGGCGGCGTTGCGTGCGCAGATTCTGGAGCTGATCGCCGATCCGGAGCGGGCTGAGGCGATGGGGCGTGAGGCACGTCGGCTGGCTGAGGCGGAGTTCGGGATGGACCGGTGGGTCTCGGCGCTGACGGAGGTGCTTGATGCAGTCGTCAGCTGA